A stretch of the Sphingobacterium thalpophilum genome encodes the following:
- the istB gene encoding IS21-like element helper ATPase IstB: protein MVETRRMTELNFEDGLQLLLQSELDSREEKRFDRLKKNAAFRYQASIEEFNMDPKRGMDKAQIADLITGGYIERGEPLLISGATGCGKSFLASALGLKACSQGKKVLYFNLQKLLQRTKIARLEGSMHKLLDRIAKSDLLILDDFGLVNLDQQQRLDLMEIIEDRHARSSTIIASQLPVASWYDVIGEDTIADAVLDRIVHTSHRIELKGESLRKKR from the coding sequence TTGGTAGAAACGCGTCGTATGACAGAACTTAACTTTGAGGATGGATTGCAGCTTCTCCTGCAGTCAGAGCTGGACAGCAGGGAAGAAAAACGGTTTGACAGACTAAAAAAGAATGCTGCCTTTCGTTATCAGGCATCGATTGAGGAGTTCAATATGGATCCCAAACGCGGTATGGACAAAGCCCAGATTGCAGACCTGATTACTGGCGGGTATATTGAAAGAGGTGAGCCGCTACTGATATCGGGCGCGACGGGGTGCGGAAAAAGCTTTCTGGCCTCAGCCCTTGGGTTAAAAGCGTGCTCACAGGGAAAAAAGGTCTTATACTTCAATCTACAGAAGCTGCTCCAGCGAACCAAGATTGCCAGACTGGAAGGATCAATGCACAAACTTCTGGACAGGATTGCAAAATCTGACCTGCTGATCCTGGATGACTTTGGTCTTGTAAATCTGGATCAGCAGCAAAGACTGGACCTGATGGAAATTATTGAAGATAGGCATGCCAGGTCATCCACCATTATAGCCAGTCAGCTTCCGGTCGCAAGCTGGTATGATGTGATTGGGGAAGATACAATTGCGGACGCTGTATTGGACCGGATTGTACATACTTCTCACCGAATTGAACTTAAGGGTGAAAGTCTAAGAAAAAAAAGGTAA
- a CDS encoding Mu transposase domain-containing protein: protein MLPLPEHRFALKYYAELKIGENGHVYLGRDRHFYSAPSCYIGKKAQVIYTKNLVHIFVGGKQVALHQRSPKQNAYTTLEEHLDAKYREFRKKNPAHYLTRANAISPVFSELVQMIFDQKRHPEQLYRTCDGLFRLQRTYSDLFIKACRVAITHRQLRYKFVEGLLITGMVNFPEHGGAPTEKKLPLHENIRNREYYS from the coding sequence AGATCGGTGAAAACGGGCACGTCTATCTTGGCAGGGACAGACACTTCTATAGTGCACCCAGTTGCTATATCGGAAAGAAAGCACAGGTTATCTACACCAAAAATCTCGTGCACATCTTTGTTGGAGGAAAACAGGTCGCCCTGCATCAGAGGAGCCCAAAACAGAATGCTTATACCACCCTGGAGGAACATTTGGATGCCAAGTACCGTGAGTTCAGAAAAAAGAACCCTGCCCATTACCTGACAAGAGCAAATGCCATATCCCCGGTATTCAGTGAACTGGTACAGATGATCTTTGACCAGAAGCGCCATCCTGAACAGCTTTACAGGACATGTGATGGGCTGTTCAGGCTTCAAAGGACCTACAGCGACCTGTTTATAAAGGCCTGTCGGGTGGCTATTACTCATCGCCAGCTACGGTATAAGTTTGTTGAAGGTCTTTTAATAACCGGTATGGTAAACTTTCCGGAGCACGGCGGGGCACCGACCGAAAAAAAACTTCCCCTGCACGAAAATATCAGGAACCGGGAGTATTATTCATAA